In the Devosia sp. SL43 genome, one interval contains:
- a CDS encoding DUF805 domain-containing protein, with protein sequence MRSYFDGMLRYFEFSGRSTRLQYWMFFVVSYALFAVAIYADYRMGGYSDPEHLSAPLTLFALFAHIVPGLTVQVRRLHDIGKSGAWYLLHFVPLGGLVLLYWACCASEAGTNYYDGPAPSTYEPRYKTPVAPRRSTIPRDIRMGNAAARPQASAYSLGPATGRFI encoded by the coding sequence ATGCGCTCATACTTCGATGGCATGCTGCGCTACTTCGAGTTTTCTGGGCGCAGCACGCGCTTGCAGTATTGGATGTTCTTCGTTGTCAGCTACGCCCTTTTCGCCGTAGCTATCTATGCCGACTACAGGATGGGCGGCTATTCAGACCCCGAGCACCTGTCTGCGCCGCTGACCTTGTTTGCGCTCTTCGCGCACATCGTGCCGGGCCTCACGGTGCAGGTGCGGCGCCTGCACGATATCGGGAAGTCCGGCGCCTGGTACCTGCTGCATTTCGTGCCGCTGGGCGGATTGGTGCTGCTCTATTGGGCCTGTTGCGCCTCCGAGGCGGGCACCAATTACTACGACGGTCCCGCGCCCAGCACGTACGAGCCGCGCTACAAGACGCCAGTCGCACCCCGCCGCTCGACAATTCCGCGCGATATCCGAATGGGCAATGCCGCCGCACGGCCACAGGCGTCGGCCTATTCCCTTGGCCCCGCGACAGGCAGGTTCATCTAA
- the gyrA gene encoding DNA gyrase subunit A: MTDTPDNGTGALPPSDISLISITDEMRKSYLDYAMSVIVSRALPDVRDGLKPVHRRILFSMSENGYEYNKPFRKSARVVGDVIGKYHPHGDSAVYMALVRMAQDFSMGELLVEGQGNFGSVDGDMPAAMRYTEVRMQKITNSMLDDLDKDTVDFRDNYDGSEHEPTVMPARFPNMLVNGGGGIAVGMATNIPTHNLSETIDAALLMLDNPSVLTEELLEVLPGPDFPTGGIILGRHGIRSAYETGRGSVLVRGRVAVEEIRKEREALIITELPYQVNKAAMVEKIAELVREKRIEGIADMRDESSREGMRVVIEIKRDALADVVLNQLYRFTALQSSFGCNFVALNGGKPQLMNLREILGAFIDFRHEVVTRRARFLLNKARDRAHILVGLAVAVANIDEVIALIRTAPDPATAREQLMTRRWPAQDVAPLIALIDDPRHRINEDGTFNLSEEQARAILELRLARLTALGRDEIGEELNGLGAEIEDYLEILRSRERVVEIIRNELLEIKEQFGTPRRTEISDVAGDFEDEDLIAREDMVVTVSHEGYIKRVPLSTYRAQNRGGKGRSGMATREEDFVTRLFVANTHTPVLFFTDRGIAYKLKVWRLPLAQANARGKALINILPLEQGERLTTIMPMPEDEASWASLDIMFATTRGTVRRNSLADFVEVRQNGKIAMKLDEGDQIVGVDTATVNDDVLLTTALGQAIRFRTDDVRLFKGRDSMGVRGIQLAEGDVVISMAVINHSDATAEERAAYLKMSRAVRGEGAEEETGSDEGDVVAGDLPQDRYAQLGATEQFILTISENGYGKRTSSHEYRITGRGGKGIVAMAVNKRNGNLVASFPVEDTDQIMLISDGGQTIRLPVGGDKPIRIVSRGSQGVIVFDTAEDEKVVSVEHISEPEGDDDLPEAPEAPAVPDAPVTE, from the coding sequence GTGACCGATACGCCTGACAACGGAACCGGCGCTCTGCCGCCATCCGACATTTCGCTGATTTCCATCACCGACGAAATGCGGAAGTCCTATCTCGATTATGCGATGAGCGTGATCGTGAGCCGAGCGCTGCCCGACGTGCGCGATGGCCTCAAGCCGGTGCACCGGCGTATTCTGTTCTCGATGAGCGAGAATGGCTACGAGTACAACAAGCCGTTCCGCAAGTCGGCGCGCGTGGTCGGCGACGTGATCGGTAAGTACCACCCGCATGGCGACAGCGCGGTTTACATGGCCTTGGTGCGTATGGCCCAGGACTTTTCGATGGGCGAGCTGCTGGTCGAAGGCCAAGGCAATTTCGGTTCGGTCGACGGCGATATGCCGGCGGCCATGCGTTATACCGAAGTGCGCATGCAGAAGATTACCAATTCCATGCTCGACGATCTCGACAAGGATACGGTGGATTTCCGCGACAACTATGACGGCTCCGAACACGAGCCGACGGTCATGCCGGCGCGCTTCCCCAACATGTTGGTCAATGGCGGCGGCGGTATCGCCGTGGGCATGGCGACCAACATCCCGACGCACAACCTGAGCGAGACGATCGACGCAGCCTTGCTGATGCTCGACAATCCGTCGGTGTTGACCGAGGAATTGCTCGAAGTCCTGCCCGGCCCCGATTTCCCGACGGGCGGCATCATTCTGGGCCGTCATGGCATCCGCTCAGCCTACGAGACCGGCCGCGGTTCCGTGCTGGTGCGTGGTCGGGTGGCGGTGGAAGAAATCCGCAAGGAGCGCGAGGCGCTCATCATCACCGAGCTGCCCTACCAAGTGAATAAGGCGGCGATGGTCGAAAAGATCGCCGAGCTGGTGCGCGAGAAGCGCATCGAAGGCATCGCCGACATGCGCGACGAGTCCTCCCGCGAGGGCATGCGCGTCGTCATCGAGATCAAGCGCGACGCGCTGGCCGATGTGGTGCTCAACCAGCTTTACCGCTTCACGGCGCTGCAATCGTCCTTCGGCTGCAATTTCGTGGCCCTCAATGGCGGCAAGCCGCAGTTGATGAACCTGCGCGAGATACTCGGCGCCTTCATCGATTTCCGTCACGAAGTGGTTACGCGGCGGGCTCGGTTCCTGCTGAACAAGGCCCGCGATCGCGCCCATATCCTGGTGGGTCTGGCCGTGGCCGTCGCCAATATCGACGAGGTCATCGCGCTGATCCGCACCGCGCCCGATCCGGCGACGGCGCGCGAGCAGTTGATGACCCGCCGCTGGCCAGCGCAGGACGTGGCACCACTGATCGCCCTGATCGACGATCCGCGCCACCGCATCAACGAAGACGGCACGTTCAACCTGTCCGAGGAACAGGCCCGCGCCATTCTCGAGCTGCGTCTGGCGCGCCTGACTGCGCTGGGTCGCGATGAAATCGGCGAAGAGCTCAATGGCCTCGGCGCCGAGATCGAGGACTATCTCGAAATCCTGCGCAGCCGCGAGCGCGTGGTCGAGATCATTCGCAACGAGTTGCTCGAGATCAAGGAACAGTTCGGCACACCGCGCCGCACCGAGATTTCCGATGTGGCTGGCGATTTCGAGGACGAGGACCTGATTGCCCGCGAAGACATGGTCGTGACCGTGTCGCACGAGGGCTACATTAAGCGCGTGCCGCTCTCGACCTACCGGGCGCAGAATCGCGGTGGCAAGGGCCGCTCGGGCATGGCGACGCGCGAGGAAGACTTCGTCACGCGGCTGTTCGTGGCCAATACGCATACGCCGGTGTTGTTCTTCACCGATCGCGGCATTGCCTACAAGCTCAAGGTCTGGCGCCTGCCGCTGGCCCAGGCCAATGCGCGCGGCAAGGCGCTGATCAATATCCTGCCGCTGGAGCAGGGCGAACGGCTGACCACCATCATGCCGATGCCCGAGGACGAAGCCAGCTGGGCCAGCCTCGACATCATGTTTGCCACGACGCGCGGCACCGTGCGCCGCAACTCGCTGGCCGACTTCGTCGAAGTGCGCCAGAACGGCAAGATCGCCATGAAGCTCGATGAGGGCGACCAGATCGTCGGCGTCGACACCGCGACTGTCAATGACGACGTGCTGCTGACCACCGCACTCGGCCAGGCGATCCGCTTCCGCACCGACGACGTTCGCCTGTTCAAGGGCCGCGATTCCATGGGCGTGCGCGGAATTCAGCTGGCCGAAGGCGACGTGGTTATTTCGATGGCCGTGATCAACCACTCCGACGCCACCGCAGAAGAACGTGCGGCCTATCTAAAGATGAGCCGTGCCGTGCGGGGCGAAGGCGCCGAGGAAGAGACTGGTTCGGACGAAGGCGACGTGGTCGCCGGTGACCTGCCGCAGGACCGCTATGCCCAGCTCGGCGCGACCGAGCAGTTTATCCTCACCATCTCGGAAAACGGCTACGGCAAGCGCACCTCCAGCCACGAATACCGCATCACCGGTCGAGGCGGCAAAGGCATCGTCGCCATGGCGGTCAACAAGCGCAACGGCAACCTGGTCGCCAGCTTCCCCGTGGAAGATACCGACCAGATCATGCTGATCAGCGATGGCGGCCAGACCATCCGCCTGCCGGTCGGTGGCGACAAGCCGATCCGCATCGTCTCGCGCGGCAGTCAGGGCGTTATCGTCTTTGACACGGCCGAGGACGAGAAGGTGGTTTCGGTGGAACACATCAGCGAGCCGGAAGGCGACGACGATCTGCCGGAGGCACCTGAGGCCCCAGCAGTGCCTGACGCACCGGTCACTGAGTAA
- a CDS encoding SRPBCC family protein encodes MNMPMQKRGFTLTRTYPVPPEAVFAAWTDPKQLGWFFNPGMADEQEPEVDLRVGGAWRLLMVEREDKSYVTGGIYREIEPPRRLVFNFGAVGGWPDLSMGLHDALLVTLEFNAVPEGTEMVCRLEVPPHVSDAKAKEWFDMGIEGGWTQTVDRLKLG; translated from the coding sequence ATGAATATGCCCATGCAGAAGCGCGGCTTCACCCTGACCCGGACCTATCCGGTGCCGCCCGAGGCCGTCTTTGCCGCCTGGACCGATCCCAAGCAGCTCGGCTGGTTCTTCAATCCCGGCATGGCGGACGAACAGGAGCCCGAGGTCGACCTGCGCGTCGGCGGCGCCTGGCGCCTGCTGATGGTCGAGCGCGAAGACAAATCCTATGTCACCGGCGGCATTTATCGCGAAATCGAGCCGCCCCGGCGACTGGTGTTCAATTTCGGCGCGGTCGGCGGCTGGCCCGACCTGTCGATGGGCCTGCACGACGCGCTACTGGTGACACTGGAGTTCAACGCCGTGCCCGAAGGCACGGAAATGGTCTGTCGCCTGGAGGTCCCGCCCCATGTCAGCGACGCCAAGGCGAAGGAATGGTTCGACATGGGCATCGAGGGCGGCTGGACGCAGACTGTGGATCGGCTGAAACTGGGGTGA
- a CDS encoding ArsR/SmtB family transcription factor, with the protein MQDQLTTTFAALADPTRRAILMRLTAGPATVNELAEPFKTTLPTISRHLKVLEEAGLVVKERTAQFRPCRLDVAPLQVADQWIDQYRQFFGERFDRLGEHLEAMRQSKGDEQ; encoded by the coding sequence ATGCAAGATCAACTGACCACTACTTTCGCCGCCCTCGCCGACCCGACCCGCCGCGCCATCCTGATGCGGCTGACCGCGGGCCCGGCCACGGTCAACGAGTTAGCCGAGCCGTTCAAGACAACGCTGCCGACGATCTCACGACATCTCAAGGTGCTCGAGGAAGCCGGGCTGGTGGTCAAGGAGCGGACGGCGCAGTTCCGGCCCTGTCGGCTGGACGTCGCGCCGCTGCAGGTGGCCGACCAATGGATCGATCAATACCGCCAGTTCTTCGGCGAACGCTTCGACCGATTGGGTGAACACCTGGAAGCGATGCGGCAGAGCAAAGGAGACGAACAATGA
- a CDS encoding LysE family translocator, which yields MIDPVIIVPYLLACLLFAVIPGPSVSVVIANSLAGGTKAGLFTILGTALSMISMVFVVAIGLEAVMTFVSGAFEIIKLIGAAYLIWIGWKMFRSSGRLDMAAGDRLPIGRYIWQGALTNWSNPKTLLFLSAFLPQFIDLSRPAFGQIMTLGIICLVVAACSDSVYALAAGQARHLLTAARVRMVNRVSGVILMIGGVWLALQKRA from the coding sequence ATGATCGATCCTGTCATCATTGTCCCTTACCTGCTCGCCTGCCTGCTCTTTGCGGTCATCCCCGGGCCATCGGTCTCAGTCGTCATTGCCAACTCGCTTGCTGGCGGAACCAAGGCGGGTCTCTTCACCATTCTGGGGACAGCGCTGAGCATGATCTCGATGGTGTTTGTCGTCGCCATCGGCCTCGAAGCGGTGATGACCTTCGTCTCGGGCGCCTTTGAAATCATCAAGCTGATCGGCGCCGCCTATCTCATCTGGATCGGCTGGAAAATGTTCCGCTCCTCTGGTCGTCTCGATATGGCTGCGGGCGACCGCCTGCCCATCGGGCGCTACATCTGGCAGGGCGCGCTGACGAACTGGTCCAACCCAAAAACGCTACTGTTTCTGAGCGCTTTCCTGCCGCAGTTCATCGATCTGAGCCGGCCCGCCTTCGGACAGATCATGACCCTCGGTATCATCTGTCTGGTCGTCGCCGCCTGCAGCGACAGTGTCTATGCCCTTGCCGCCGGTCAGGCTCGCCACCTGCTGACCGCAGCGCGCGTGCGCATGGTCAACCGCGTCTCGGGCGTGATCCTGATGATCGGCGGCGTCTGGCTAGCGCTGCAGAAGCGCGCCTGA
- a CDS encoding NAD(P)H-binding protein, producing MASFKDQTLLVTGAGGNFGRIAVEELLARGATKLIAGTRDPAKLADLAARGVTVRKVDFDDAASLPAAFAGVDRVLIISTDGIGKRVAQQTAAIAAAKAAGVKHIVYTSAPAARPNADAGLGIEHYWTEVALAQSGLDFTILRDHMYAENNLMGAAHEIATGQLFGLIGDRGTAYVTRADAARTAAGALLTAEGKSIEDVTGPAAVTNVERAALYSQLTGKPVNSIAITPPELTAGLVGAGLPEGFAAALVAFQVDAVLGFHGVVTDTVERFSGRKPQTLADFLTENRAALGA from the coding sequence ATGGCTTCATTTAAGGATCAGACCCTGCTGGTTACCGGCGCTGGCGGCAATTTCGGCCGCATCGCCGTCGAGGAACTGCTGGCACGCGGGGCCACTAAGCTCATCGCCGGCACGCGCGACCCAGCCAAGCTGGCCGATCTGGCCGCTCGCGGCGTGACTGTGCGCAAGGTTGATTTCGACGATGCAGCAAGCCTGCCCGCCGCCTTCGCCGGTGTCGACCGCGTGCTGATCATCAGCACCGATGGGATCGGCAAGCGCGTTGCCCAGCAGACGGCAGCCATCGCCGCGGCGAAAGCTGCCGGCGTCAAGCACATCGTCTACACCTCCGCCCCGGCGGCCCGCCCCAATGCCGATGCGGGCCTTGGCATCGAGCATTACTGGACCGAGGTGGCGCTAGCCCAAAGCGGGCTGGATTTTACGATCCTGCGCGATCACATGTATGCCGAGAACAATCTCATGGGCGCGGCGCACGAGATCGCAACAGGCCAGCTGTTCGGCCTGATTGGCGATCGTGGCACCGCCTATGTGACCCGTGCCGACGCCGCGCGCACTGCTGCCGGCGCTCTCCTCACTGCAGAAGGCAAGTCCATCGAGGACGTCACCGGTCCGGCCGCCGTCACCAATGTCGAGCGCGCGGCGCTCTATTCGCAGCTCACCGGCAAGCCGGTCAACAGCATCGCCATCACCCCACCCGAACTGACGGCGGGCCTGGTTGGCGCGGGCCTGCCCGAAGGATTTGCGGCGGCGCTGGTGGCGTTCCAGGTCGACGCGGTGCTTGGCTTCCATGGTGTCGTCACCGATACCGTCGAGCGCTTCTCGGGCCGCAAGCCACAGACGCTGGCCGACTTCCTGACCGAGAACCGCGCCGCTCTGGGCGCATGA
- a CDS encoding winged helix-turn-helix transcriptional regulator codes for MLSMSEEAAVYVERWNSAPQGNVGNCPVRGVLDKISDKWSMLLVMTLAGGPKRFNQLRREVPDISQKMLTQTLRDLQRDGMVARRVFDTKPPSVEYRLTPMGESIIVPFGHLIQWASENHQTIGASRVEFDAPV; via the coding sequence ATGTTGTCCATGTCCGAGGAAGCCGCCGTCTATGTCGAGCGCTGGAACAGTGCGCCCCAGGGCAATGTTGGCAACTGCCCGGTTCGCGGCGTGCTCGACAAGATCAGCGACAAATGGAGCATGCTGCTGGTGATGACGCTGGCCGGTGGCCCCAAGCGCTTCAACCAGTTGCGCCGGGAAGTCCCCGACATCTCGCAGAAAATGCTGACCCAGACCCTGCGCGACCTGCAGCGCGACGGCATGGTCGCGCGCCGCGTCTTCGACACCAAGCCCCCCTCGGTGGAATACCGTCTGACGCCCATGGGCGAATCCATCATCGTGCCGTTTGGTCATCTGATCCAGTGGGCCAGCGAGAACCATCAAACTATTGGGGCATCGCGCGTGGAGTTCGACGCGCCGGTTTGA
- the coaD gene encoding pantetheine-phosphate adenylyltransferase has product MGRLVGFYPGSFDPLTNGHLDVIERACKLVDTLVVAVGINAGKKTPLFAHDDRLAILDQVLGPVGKRTDTEFKIVDFSGLMVTAAREHGARLIIRGLRDTTDYNYEMQMVGMNAQMAPDLQTVFLPSSPPVRHISATLVRQIAEMGGDISAFVPQIVLKALKSK; this is encoded by the coding sequence ATGGGCAGATTGGTGGGCTTCTATCCTGGATCGTTCGATCCGCTGACCAACGGCCATCTCGACGTCATCGAGCGGGCCTGCAAGCTGGTCGACACGCTGGTTGTCGCCGTCGGCATCAATGCCGGAAAGAAGACGCCGCTGTTTGCCCATGACGATCGCCTGGCGATTCTCGATCAGGTGCTGGGCCCGGTGGGCAAGCGTACCGATACCGAGTTCAAGATCGTCGACTTCAGCGGCTTGATGGTCACGGCGGCGCGCGAGCACGGCGCCAGGTTGATCATCCGCGGCCTGCGCGACACCACCGACTACAACTACGAAATGCAGATGGTGGGCATGAACGCGCAGATGGCGCCCGACCTGCAGACCGTCTTCCTGCCCTCCAGTCCGCCCGTGCGGCATATCTCGGCCACATTGGTGCGCCAGATCGCCGAGATGGGCGGCGATATTTCCGCCTTCGTCCCGCAAATCGTTCTCAAGGCTCTGAAATCCAAATGA
- a CDS encoding peptidylprolyl isomerase, translating to MNAITRRLFGALVIGAAALTAAPAFAQTGTPHLILTLEDGVVDIELLPALAPKHVERVIALTEQGAYDGVVFHRVIDGFMAQTGDVKFGKSGSADFNLANAGMGGSDLPDVPAEFNAESFQRGVLGAARSQDPNSFNSQFFITTAEASFLDGQYTVFGKVVSGMEFVDALEKGPQSANGAVANPDQIVSAKIEYK from the coding sequence ATGAACGCTATTACCCGTCGCCTGTTCGGCGCCCTCGTCATCGGCGCCGCTGCGCTGACCGCTGCCCCGGCCTTCGCCCAGACCGGTACGCCGCATCTGATCCTGACGCTCGAAGACGGCGTGGTCGATATCGAGTTGCTGCCTGCACTGGCGCCCAAGCATGTCGAGCGCGTCATCGCGCTGACTGAGCAGGGCGCCTATGACGGCGTGGTCTTCCACCGCGTCATCGATGGCTTCATGGCCCAGACTGGCGACGTCAAGTTCGGCAAGTCGGGTAGCGCAGACTTCAACCTGGCCAATGCTGGCATGGGCGGTTCCGATCTTCCCGACGTCCCCGCCGAATTCAACGCCGAGAGCTTCCAGCGCGGCGTGCTCGGTGCTGCCCGGTCACAGGATCCCAACTCGTTCAATTCGCAGTTCTTCATCACCACCGCCGAAGCCAGCTTCCTCGATGGCCAGTACACCGTATTCGGCAAGGTCGTGAGCGGTATGGAATTCGTCGATGCGCTCGAGAAGGGCCCGCAGAGCGCCAACGGCGCCGTGGCCAATCCGGATCAGATCGTTTCGGCGAAGATCGAATACAAGTAG
- a CDS encoding bleomycin resistance protein — protein MTDHATPNLPSRDFAVTAAFYAALGFRESWRDEGWMILQRGTIQLEFFAFPDLDPATSSFGSCLRLDNLDQFYAACVAAGIPETREGWPRLHSPKTEAWGGRVAALIDPDCSLLRLIQNPS, from the coding sequence ATGACGGATCATGCGACGCCCAACCTTCCATCGCGCGATTTTGCGGTCACAGCGGCGTTCTATGCTGCGCTGGGATTTCGGGAGAGCTGGCGCGACGAGGGGTGGATGATCCTGCAGCGCGGGACCATTCAGCTCGAATTCTTTGCGTTCCCTGACCTCGATCCGGCCACCAGCAGCTTCGGCTCTTGCCTGCGGCTGGACAATCTCGACCAATTCTACGCCGCTTGCGTGGCTGCAGGCATACCTGAGACGCGAGAGGGCTGGCCGCGGTTACACTCACCTAAGACCGAAGCATGGGGCGGCCGCGTCGCCGCTTTGATCGATCCCGATTGCAGCTTGCTGCGGCTGATCCAGAACCCGTCCTAA